In Mesoaciditoga lauensis cd-1655R = DSM 25116, one genomic interval encodes:
- the tmk gene encoding dTMP kinase has product MPLVTFEGIDGCGKTTQIEKLSEYLKSKGIKHSIFREPGGTKIGEQIRNILLDKSNTSMDPKTEFLLYAASRAQLVKEKVKPELEKGEYVILDRYIDSSVAYQGFGRGLGKRIVMLVNEFATDMLYPDLTFYFEIDKETFEKRMKPKKDRLESEGWLFMERVIEGYNSLKRSKRFVTVDGKLGENEIFKVIIEEFEKHFAL; this is encoded by the coding sequence ATGCCGCTTGTAACTTTTGAGGGAATAGATGGATGCGGGAAGACCACACAGATAGAAAAGCTAAGCGAATATTTAAAATCTAAGGGGATTAAACACTCAATTTTCAGGGAACCGGGTGGAACGAAGATAGGTGAACAGATAAGGAACATACTGCTGGATAAATCAAATACGTCGATGGATCCAAAAACGGAATTCTTGCTTTATGCCGCGTCACGTGCACAATTGGTAAAAGAGAAAGTAAAGCCAGAGCTTGAAAAGGGAGAATATGTGATACTTGACAGATATATAGATTCCTCTGTAGCTTACCAGGGTTTTGGGAGAGGATTGGGAAAGAGAATCGTCATGCTTGTAAATGAATTTGCAACGGATATGCTCTACCCCGATCTGACATTTTACTTTGAAATAGATAAGGAGACCTTTGAAAAAAGAATGAAACCTAAAAAAGATCGACTTGAATCGGAAGGATGGCTCTTTATGGAGAGGGTTATTGAGGGTTATAATTCTTTAAAAAGATCAAAAAGATTTGTCACCGTTGATGGAAAATTGGGAGAAAATGAGATATTCAAGGTGATAATAGAAGAATTTGAAAAGCATTTTGCTCTTTGA
- the dnaB gene encoding replicative DNA helicase produces the protein MPQSREAEEAVIGAIFLDPEVADSVFEILTSSDFYFTPTKLVFKAMEKLFQDSKPIDVLSVVEELKVEKQLELVGGEIGVMHFADAVPIVSNVEYYAKMVKEKSILRQLISTASKIANLSYEQREVEDILDDAERMIFKIAEDRTTRSYMPLEKVINSSFENIEKLKIEKESPEGGIYVSGIPTGFRELDGMTAGLHKSDLVIVAARPSLGKTSLALTLARNISLRYDHDVTFFSLEMSAEQLAQRMLCAEGFVDLKNIRSGSISPDDWRRLTDAAARLRNARMIIDDDPSLDIMKLRTKARKIKKEYGMDVMFVDYLQLMHTRSRHENRQQEISEISRSLKLLARELDVCVVALSQLSRAVEQRDEKRPRLSDLRESGAIEQDADVVMFIHREDYFKKRHKGEDEEEEQFDFNAPKDAEIIIGKQRNGPIGSIVVSFFPRFASFYEKDQTHE, from the coding sequence TTGCCTCAAAGCAGGGAAGCTGAAGAGGCTGTAATTGGAGCTATCTTTTTAGATCCGGAAGTGGCTGATTCGGTGTTTGAAATTTTAACGTCTTCCGATTTTTATTTCACACCAACCAAATTGGTGTTTAAAGCGATGGAGAAACTTTTTCAAGATTCAAAGCCCATAGATGTTCTCTCTGTCGTTGAAGAATTGAAAGTTGAGAAACAGTTGGAATTGGTAGGCGGAGAAATAGGGGTTATGCATTTCGCGGATGCCGTTCCCATAGTTTCCAATGTGGAATACTATGCCAAAATGGTGAAAGAAAAATCGATTCTTCGCCAGCTGATAAGTACGGCTTCAAAGATTGCCAACCTATCTTACGAACAAAGAGAGGTTGAAGATATACTTGACGATGCGGAAAGAATGATATTCAAAATAGCAGAAGATAGGACAACACGAAGCTACATGCCGTTGGAGAAAGTCATAAATTCTTCCTTTGAGAACATAGAAAAGCTTAAAATTGAAAAGGAATCACCCGAAGGAGGAATATACGTTTCCGGAATACCAACTGGTTTTAGAGAGTTGGATGGAATGACCGCAGGGCTTCACAAATCAGATTTAGTTATAGTGGCGGCAAGGCCATCTTTGGGAAAAACGTCTCTTGCCCTTACGCTTGCAAGAAATATTTCGTTGCGTTATGATCATGACGTAACGTTTTTCAGTTTGGAAATGTCGGCAGAGCAGCTGGCCCAAAGAATGCTGTGCGCAGAAGGTTTTGTGGATCTTAAAAACATACGTTCCGGATCGATAAGCCCGGACGATTGGAGAAGGTTGACAGATGCCGCGGCACGCTTGAGAAACGCACGCATGATCATCGATGACGATCCCTCATTGGACATAATGAAGTTGAGAACCAAGGCAAGGAAGATAAAAAAAGAGTATGGTATGGATGTGATGTTTGTAGACTATTTACAGCTCATGCATACAAGATCGAGGCACGAAAACAGGCAACAGGAAATATCTGAAATATCAAGATCGCTGAAACTTCTTGCAAGGGAATTGGATGTCTGTGTGGTTGCACTTTCACAGCTTTCAAGAGCTGTTGAGCAAAGGGATGAAAAACGCCCAAGGCTCAGCGATTTAAGAGAGTCTGGAGCAATTGAACAAGACGCAGATGTGGTAATGTTCATTCATAGAGAAGACTATTTCAAGAAGAGACATAAGGGTGAAGATGAGGAAGAAGAGCAATTCGATTTTAACGCTCCAAAGGACGCTGAAATAATAATAGGCAAACAACGAAATGGGCCAATAGGCAGTATCGTTGTGAGTTTCTTTCCAAGATTTGCAAGCTTTTACGAAAAAGATCAAACACATGAGTAA